Proteins encoded together in one Ptiloglossa arizonensis isolate GNS036 chromosome 9, iyPtiAriz1_principal, whole genome shotgun sequence window:
- the Cic gene encoding putative transcription factor capicua isoform X2, with protein sequence MLTAHSEMHEKRNPLGGGQYGAGGGGGGSSIEEKSIPEQPPPPPAPPQRDLSDPTISAKKLPKKRKFDPSELEEMDKTSNVTSNINNMVNIRGPNISLGQSGLVQQSTLVTRQSPQQQESNCYQISSAHSVVVLPPQSTAVDYSLREEPLRSRPRPATVAIDLSEWRDHRVLALRDSYYYPGVIRNVVQGEIYIEFDGERELVRYTDVLGAGRYDVIGDASPSVGQVTLDAKVCIRCPTSNNHIDATKVFVKGTVCKILTKPKRFVVKIPREDDQSDSCVVKRADLRLVQPPWWDELEEGLEDCDSSRVEGIVPEHGYRNSSEAPTAVPILQLHHTSHHTSHISTHSDTGGYYRTTGTSPLMTLSTPAHPVSIALSNGNRPYDDLESEDDLDREDITFPSDAGSSKRSSMQSRGSTSSLVEQRSITPRSQAATPRSQAATPHRYKKGDVVATPSGVRKKFNGKQWRRLCSKDGCSKESQRRGYCSRHLSLKGSGLRGPTNTFPGGKMDGEETSRDSDTSPNYGDRRIAGRFDQDETEAANMLVSLGSSRSATPAFSSPTGQSSISPCINQSPVPPPGLNQNNVFMPISSPAHHAPPLISPGAKWKHSPTQSTFLTQYQQQVIKPEPNRVVRSNRPAPTAPVPASIGTSVIRISPVSRGIPGPNLTLSWSEQSPPPRHPSVVTTIAQQQQGIILQHALTTNNGFPNHSEIPEQNPQILKPSHSPHMPLSAPTPQNLTLLHKPLEQPVDYAQPQTQSQPIYVMQHQHEKKYLVIKNSMDVSAAGHITNQDDKYRPGLMNHLGQLPPSLHQTQCQPPQSPAVSSVHIDKLSVLQQASKVATHVSTHMDMQRSQPPPTSVVMTTTTEASNPPTPTSVFQHVIVQPGHLVQIPKTQPSREENSKNNGVLYGSHDVPPVYQPHPPSLLNNAVRNWKKAFPWPTTVLDQSEVSPPPSALSPPLSAPPIPISMSTPGEDGPGPGPDPITPAEEEDDDVFEAEPTTPAEVEANANKRRSQSLSALHSKEPQSPLKAKDRIRRPMNAFMIFSKRHRAVVHQRHPNQDNRTVSKILGEWWYALGPDRKQKYHDLASEVKEAHFKAHPDWKWCSKDRRKSSTTSFKGSESRGKLNSTGEETDMGPPTDDVLLTPRTTDEITVPVTTVYNEVPTIEIINQSHTHRIMEMPVPVENVESDLKQDEDGNASDEDQMVICEDPQPEIDLKCKDKLTDSDNDIQDEDGEKKCYTQSRFSPVSGQKRETMSVKQEVTCRPKPIKARIPSTSIETTTKYHHTSMDKGGTGSVLSSTYPYHSPVNPTGVSGFQPTGGAFITMPISPKVIKPEPVKNEQQYSTQYSMSNLVASIHENGRNMPKFTAAPVLHSCGSKSMMALFKQQQPLQSLGTILRPLTSAVPYQPSFTLTLLDNDLVAVSKPQQGSQYLGPTPPHPRMHCGFHIPISDAGNRNISAQGLVSGNKLETQSVIVSKPYSVSTTSTTSTYRGIGHPIARLAEPEKNENQVGNNHAQFYVTNIKSDQERKDTVSILLPATNDKHKQPSTPHTPHTPLSNHGSTDVSTNKSYSMDEAQNNDIGPSKGPFMLAPTPAQLGRAPLQRRQSMAMPPTSNAGDHGPLTSQHCDNRLQTNTSQVTEQMQQQQNFSESHASPSPSTKKGSFFKKNVEDGMDRVLEQVNFQEKFSSLPEFKPEDIQSPSAISINTAGSSGHGSVVTSGLHSSNLQSSMQMQSYRKKSAQGPHRPTMNEDDIESDTSVSATPKSTSSVKLTGNTFFGPDFNVDAYRTNDLVGDVDANSPRTPKTPGGGAVNSVGIGRSENERGHRKVLEQRRLLVMQLFQENGYFPSTQATTAFQAKHSDIFPNKTSLQLKIREVRQKLKANSTPMSANSLVSPLPVSEPSPNVTGPLTAPPSSMGAPHSLPVSSSGS encoded by the exons ATGCTGACTGCTCATTCTGAGATGCACGAAAAACGGAATCCCCTTGGAGGCGGACAATATGGAGCAGGCGGGGGTGGTGGCGGCAGTTCGATTGAAGAAAAATCTATTCCGGAACAACCACCCCCGCCGCCGGCGCCTCCTCAGCGGGATCTATCGGATCCAACGATCAGCGCTAAGAAACTTCCAAAGAAACGAAAGTTCGATCCATCGGAACTCGAGGAGATGGATAAAACCAGCAATGTAACAAGCAATATAAACAATATGGTAAACATACGGGGACCGAATATATCACTCGGTCAATCAGGTTTAGTTCAGCAGTCAACCTTAGTAACTCGGCAATCTCCACAACAGCAAGAATCCAATTGTTATCAA ataTCCTCGGCACATTCGGTGGTAGTTTTACCACCCCAAAGTACAGCAGTAGATTATTCTCTTCGAGAAGAACCTTTACGTTCTCGTCCTCGGCCTGCTACTGTTGCTATTGATCTCAGTGAGTGGCGCGACCACAGAGTGTTAGCTTTAAGGGATTCATATTATTATCCAGGTGTTATTCGTAACGTTGTTCAAGGAGAGATTTACATAGAATTTGACGGTGAAAGGGAATTAGTGCGTTACACTGACGTTTTGGGTGCGGGAAGGTACGATGTTATAGGCGATGCAAGCCCTTCCGTAGGGCAAGTGACTTTAGATGCAAAAGTTTGTATCAGGTGTCCAACGTCAAACAATCACATAGATGCGACAAAAGTGTTTGTAAAAGGGACGGTGTGCAAGATTTTAACAAAGCCTAAGCGTTTTGTTGTTAAAATACCAAGGGAAGATGATCAGAGTGATAGTTGCGTTGTGAAACGTGCAGATCTACGATTAGTGCAACCTCCTTGGTGGGACGAACTAGAAGAGGGATTGGAAGACTGTGATTCTTCAAGGGTTGAAGGAATTG TTCCCGAACATGGCTATCGAAATTCTTCGGAAGCTCCAACAGCAGTGCCAATTTTGCAACTCCATCACACTTCTCACCATACATCTCATATATCAACTCATAGTGACACAGGTGGTTATTACAGAACGACTGGTACTAGTCCTCTCATGACTTTAAGCACTCCTGCACATCCTGTCAGCATAGCATTAAGTAATGGAAATCGACCGTATGATGATTTAGAAAGTGAAGATGACTTAGATAGGGAAGATATAACATTCCCTTCGGATGCAG GCAGCAGTAAAAGGAGCAGTATGCAAAGTCGGGGAAGTACCAGTAGTCTAGTTGAACAACGCAGTATAACTCCTCGTTCTCAAGCAGCCACGCCCAG ATCTCAGGCGGCAACGCCACATAGATATAAAAAAGGTGATGTAGTGGCTACACCAAGTGGAGTTAGAAAAAAGTTCAATGGTAAACAGTGGCGTCGACTCTGTAGCAAAGACGGATGTTCCAAAGAAAGCCAACGAAGGGGATATTGTTCTCGTCATCTTAGTTTGAAAGGATCTGGTCTCAGGGGTCCAACAAACACTTTTCCTGG TGGTAAAATGGATGGTGAAGAAACATCAAGAGACTCTGATACTTCTCCAAATTATGGAGATAGAAGAATTGCCGGTCGATTTGATCAAGACGAAACTGAAGCTGCTAATATGCTTG tgTCCTTGGGAAGTTCTAGATCAGCAACACCGGCTTTTTCATCGCCTACAGGACAATCTTCGATATCTCCTTGTATCAATCAGTCTCCAGTCCCACCACCGGGTCTTAATCAAAACAATGTGTTTATGCCTATTTCAAGTCCTGCTCATCATGCACCTCCATTGATTTCGCCTGGTGCGAAATGGAAGCATTCACCTACTCAATCCACGTTTCTTACTCAGTATCAACAACAGGTGATAAAACCTGAACCTAATCGAGTGGTTAGATCAAATCGACCAGCTCCAACAGCACCTGTTCCTGCTAGTATAGGAACAAGCGTGATACGAATCTCTCCTGTAAGCCGTGGTATACCTGGACCTAATTTAACTTTGTCATGGTCGGAACAAAGCCCACCACCGCGACATCCTTCGGTTGTGACAACTATAGCCCAACAACAACAAGGCATAATTCTTCAACATGCACTCACGACAAATAATGGTTTTCCCAATCACTCGGAAATTCCAGAGCAAAATCCACAAATATTAAAACCATCTCACTCACCTCACATGCCACTATCTGCGCCAACACCACAAAACTTAACTCTTCTGCATAAACCTCTGGAACAACCAGTTGATTATGCTCAACCACAAACGCAAAGCCAGCCAATTTATGTGATGCAGCATCAACACGAAAAAAAGTATcttgtaataaaaaatagtatGGATGTATCTGCAGCAGGCCATATAACTAATCAGGATGATAAATATAGACCAGGATTAATGAATCACTTAGGTCAACTTCCACCATCGTTACATCAAACACAATGTCAGCCTCCACAGTCACCTGCTGTTTCATCCGTCCATATCGATAAATTGTCGGTTCTACAACAA GCAAGTAAAGTAGCCACGCATGTGTCTACACATATGGATATGCAAAGAAGTCAACCACCACCTACAAGTGTTGTAATGACAACTACTACAGAAGCTTCAAATCCACCTACCCCAACAAGCGTCTTCCAACATGTAATTGTTCAACCTGGACATTTGGTACAAATTCCAAAGACTCAACCATCCAGagaagaaaattcaaaaaacAATGGAGTTCTGT ATGGCAGCCATGATGTTCCTCCTGTATACCAGCCCCACCCCCCATCATTATTGAATAATGCAGTGCGCAACTGGAAAAAAG CGTTTCCCTGGCCGACGACAGTACTGGATCAGTCAGAAGTGAGCCCTCCACCATCTGCATTGAGTCCACCTTTGAGCGCACCTCCAATTCCAATAAGCATGAGCACGCCTGGTGAAGATGGACCTGGTCCAGGTCCAGATCCTATCACTCCTGCTGAGGAAGAAGATGATGATGTCTTTGAAGCAGAACCAACAACACCTGCAGAAGTTGAGGCTAATGCCAATAAGAGACGCAGTCAGTCCCTTAGTGCGTTGCATTCCAAAGAGCCTCAGAGTCCACTTAAA GCTAAAGATAGAATACGCCGACCGATGAATGCATTTATGATTTTCTCAAAACGGCATCGTGCAGTGGTACATCAGAGACACCCAAATCAGGATAATCGTACTGTATCAAAAATATTGGGAGAATGGTGGTACGCTTTAGGTCCAGACAGAAAGCAAAAATATCATGATCTTGCATCAGAGGTGAAAGAAGCTCATTTTAAAGCTCATCCAGATTGGAAGTGGTGTAGCAAAGACAGGCGAAAATCTTCAACAACAAGTTTCAAAGGTAGTGAATCTCGAGggaaattgaacagtactggagAAGAAACAGATATGGGACCACCAACAGATGACGTACTATTAACACCAAGAACTACCGACGAAATCACTGTTCCCGTCACTACAGTCTATAATGAAGTTCCCACCATTGAG attaTTAATCAATCACACACACATCGGATAATGGAAATGCCTGTTCCAGTAGAAAATGTAGAATCTGACTTAAAGCAGGACGAAGACGGTAATGCATCGGACGAAGATCAAATGGTAATCTGTGAAGATCCACAGCCTGAAATAGATTTGAAATGCAAAGATAAATTGACAGATAGTGATAATGATATACAAGATGAAGACggcgaaaaaaaatgttatacgcAATCACGGTTCTCGCCTGTGAGCGGTCAAAAGAGAGAAACAATGAGCGTTAAACAAGAAGTCACCTGTAGGCCTAAACCTATAAAAG CACGAATACCTTCAACAAGTATAGAAACTACAACAAAATATCATCACACTTCTATGGACAAGGGAGGAACTGGGTCAGTTTTATCGAGCACGTATCCTTATCATAGTCCTGTTAATCCGACTGGAGTATCAGGTTTTCAACCTACTGGTGGAGCATTCATAACCATGCCAATATCTCCAAAAGTTATTAAACCAGAACCAGTAAAAAATGAACAGCAGTACAGTACTCAATACAGCATGAGCAATCTGGTGGCAAGCATTCACGAAAATGGAAGAAACATGCCTAAATTTACAGCTGCTCCGGTGTTACATTCT TGTGGATCAAAATCCATGATGGCTCTGTTTAAACAACAGCAGCCGTTGCAGTCCTTAGGCACTATTCTTCGCCCCCTTACTTCAGCTGTCCCTTATCAACCATCGTTCACTCTAACATTGCTCGATAACGATTTGGTGGCTGTTTCCAAACCGCAGCAGGGATCGCAGTACCTTGGTCCAACACCGCCGCATCCCCGGATGCACTGTGGCTTTCACATCCCAATCTCTG atGCTGGCAACCGCAACATATCTGCACAAGGTTTAGTTTCTGGTAATAAGCTGGAAACCCAAAGTGTTATTGTGAGTAAACCTTACTCGGTTTCGACAACTTCTACAACGTCGACTTACCGAGGAATTGGTCATCCGATAGCACGTCTTGCAGAACCTGAAAAAAATGAGAACCAAGTAGGAAACAATCACGCTCAGTTTTATG tAACTAATATCAAATCCGATCAAGAGAGAAAGGATACAGTGAGCATTCTTCTGCCTGCTACGAATGATAAACATAAGCAACCGTCTACTCCACATACTCCTCATACACCTCTTAGTAATCACGGTAGCACTGACGTCTCAACAAATAAATCATATTCCATGGATGAAGCCCAAAATAATGATATAGGTCCAAGTAAAGGTCCTTTCATGCTTGCCCCCACTCCAGCACAACTTGGTCGAGCACCATTACAAAGGAGACAATCAATGG CAATGCCTCCCACATCCAATGCAGGAGACCATGGGCCTCTGACGTCTCAACATTGTGACAATCGTCTACAAACGAACACATCACAAGTTACAGAACAGATGCAGCAGCAACAAAATTTCTCAGAATCTCATGCCTCGCCTTCACCATCCACGAAAAAAGGATCTTTCTTTAAGAAAAATGTTGAAGATGGAATGGACAG agTTCTCGAGCAAGTTAATTTCCAAGAAAAGTTTTCGTCCTTACCGGAATTTAAGCCAGAAGATATACAAAGTCCAAGTGCAATCAGTATCAATACAGCAGGTTCGTCTGGTCACGGTTCAGTAGTAACGTCTGGCTTACATTCGTCAAATTTACAATCGTCCATGCAAATGCAAAGTTACCGAAAAAAATCTGCGCAAGGACCTCATAGGCCTACAA TGAATGAGGACGATATTGAGTCAGATACGTCAGTTTCCGCTACTCCAAAATCAACTTCCAGTGTCAAGTTGACAGGAAATACATTCTTTGGTCCAGATTTTAACGTTGATGCGTATAGAACTAACGATCTAGTAGGAGACGTTGACGCTAACTCTCCTAGGACACCAAAGACACCTGGAGGAGGTGCTGTAAACTCAGTCGGAATTGGTAGAAGTGAGAATGAACGTGGCCATAGAAAAGTTTTAGAACAACGTCGGCTTCTTGTGATGCAATTATTTCAAGAAAATGGTTACTTTCCTTCAACGCAAGCAACTACAGCTTTTCAAGCAAAACATTCGGATATATTTCCTAATAAGACAAGTTTGCAATTAAAGATCAGAGAAGTCAGGCAAAAATTAAAAGCTAATTCAACGCCAATGAGCGCTAACAGTCTGGTTAGTCCATTACCTGTTTCTGAACCTTCACCTAACGTAACTG GACCATTGACTGCTCCACCTTCATCGATGGGAGCTCCACATTCACTGCCTGTAAGCAGTAGTGGTAGCTAG